A genomic segment from Drosophila miranda strain MSH22 chromosome 3, D.miranda_PacBio2.1, whole genome shotgun sequence encodes:
- the LOC108159345 gene encoding ecdysone receptor isoform X3 — translation MDICGLVAELAHYIDAYGRDDLSPSSSLNGYSANEGCDAKKSKKGPAPRVQEELCLVCGDRASGYHYNALTCEGCKGFFRRSVTKSAVYCCKFGRACEMDMYMRRKCQECRLKKCLAVGMRPECVVPENQCAMKRREKKAQKEKDKMTTSPSCQHGGNGGGGGNSVGGGSSLGGGSVGGTHDYVKKEILDLMTCEAPQHATIPLLPDDILAKCQARNIPPLTYNQLAVIYKLIWYQDGYEQPSEEDLRRIMSTPDENESQTDVSFRHITEITILTVQLIVEFAKGLPAFTKIPQEDQITLLKACSSEVMMLRMARRYDHNSDSIFFANNRSYTRDSYKMAGMADNIEDLLHFCRQMFSMKVDNVEYALLTAIVIFSDRPGLEKAQLVEAIQSYYIDTLRIYILNRHCGDTMSLVFYAKLLSILTELRTLGNQNAEMCFSLKLKNRKLPKFLEEIWDVHAIPPSVQSHLQAQQEETERMVRAERMRGAVGGAITAGLDADSASTSQAAAAAAAHHQHQHLPLPNHTLPQPQPQPLPQPQPQPQPLSLPLPLPVPSAPVSISVPATASVSVSGTGSATSSGSVSAVSTSSDYIGGGGGAMGPTTAAATSSTSITAAVPASSTTAAVGNGAAPVSMYANAQTAMALMGVPLHPHQEQLIAGVAVKSEHSTTA, via the exons GTCGCGATGATCTCTCGCCCTCGAGCAGCCTGAACGGATATTCGGCAAACGAGGGCTGCGATGCGAAGAAGAGCAAGAAGGGTCCGGCACCGCGGGTGCAGGAGGAGCTGTGCCTCGTGTGCGGGGACAGGGCCTCCGGCTACCACTACAATGCCCTCACCTGCGAGGGCTGCAAGGGCTTCTTCCGGCGCAGCGTCACCAAGAGCGCCGTCTACTGCTGCAAGTTCGGGCGGGCGTGCGAGATGGACATGTACATGCGGAGGAAGTGCCAGGAGTGCCGCCTGAAGAAGTGCCTGGCGGTGGGCATGCGGCCGGAGTGCGTCGTCCCGGAGAACCAGTGCGCGATGAAGCGGCGCGAGAAGAAGGCCCAGAAGGAGAAGGACAAGATGACCACCTCGCCCAGCTGCCAGCACGGCGGCaatggcggcggtggtggtaATAGTGTGGGCGGCGGCTCCAGCCTTGGCGGCGGCAGCGTCGGTGGTACCCACGACTACGTGAAGAAGGAGATTCTCGATCTGATGACATGCGAGGCGCCGCAGCATGCCACAATTCCG CTACTACCTGATGATATTTTGGCCAAGTGTCAAGCGCGCAATATACCTCCACTAACGTACAATCAGTTGGCCGTTATATATAAGCTAATTTGGTATCAGGATGGCTACGAGCAGCCCTCCGAAGAGGATCTCAGGCGTATAATG AGTACCCCGGATGAGAACGAGAGCCAGACGGATGTCAGCTTTCGACACATCACCGAGATAACCATACTCACGGTTCAGTTGATCGTTGAGTTTGCTAAAGGTCTACCAGCGTTTACAAAGATACCCCAAGAGGATCAGATCACGTTACTGAAG GCCTGCTCATCGGAGGTCATGATGTTGCGCATGGCGCGGCGCTACGATCACAATTCGGACTCGATATTCTTTGCGAATAACCGATCCTACACGCGGGACTCGTACAAAATGGCCGGAATGGCGGACAACATCGAGGACCTGCTGCACTTCTGCCGCCAGATGTTCTCGATGAAGGTGGACAACGTCGAATACGCGCTACTCACTGCCATTGTGATCTTCTCGGACCGGCCGGGCCTGGAGAAGGCCCAGCTGGTGGAGGCGATACAGAGCTACTACATCGACACGCTACGCATTTATATACTCAACCGCCACTGCGGCGACACCATGAGCCTCGTCTTCTACGCCAAGCTCCTCTCCATCCTCACCGAGCTGCGCACCCTGGGCAACCAGAACGCCGAGATGTGCTTCTCGCTGAAGCTCAAGAACCGCAAGCTGCCCAAGTTCCTCGAGGAGATCTGGGACGTCCACGCCATCCCGCCCTCGGTGCAGTCGCATCTGCAGGCCCAGCAGGAGGAGACCGAGCGCATGGTGCGGGCCGAACGAATGCGCGGTGCCGTTGGCGGCGCGATTACCGCCGGACTGGATGCCGACTCCGCTTCCACCTCACAGGCGGCGGCTGCGGCGGCCGCCCACCACCAGCATCAGCACCTTCCGCTGCCCAATCACACGCTGCCGCAGCCGCAACCGCAGCCactgccccagccccagccccagccccagcctctgtctctgcctctgcctctgccagtTCCCTCCGCCCCAGTCTCCATCTCTGTTCCCGCCACTGCGTCTGTTTCCGTCTCTGGAACAGGCTCTGCAACCAGCTCCGGATCCGTGTCGGCCGTGAGCACCAGCAGCGACTACatcggcggcggtggcggagCCATGGGCCCCACCACTGCGGCAGCCACCTCCTCCACCAGCATCACGGCGGCGGTGCCCGCCAGCTCGACTACAGCGGCGGTGGGCAACGGCGCTGCGCCCGTCAGCATGTACGCGAACGCCCAGACGGCCATGGCACTGATGGGCGTGCCGCTGCATCCGCATCAGGAGCAGCTGATCGCCGGCGTGGCGGTCAAGTCAGAGCACTCGACGACGGCATAG